A window from Primulina huaijiensis isolate GDHJ02 chromosome 13, ASM1229523v2, whole genome shotgun sequence encodes these proteins:
- the LOC140991388 gene encoding uncharacterized protein isoform X1 codes for MSPPITTAQPAFEMPKTNCKTNRDSMSWGPFDFTSIPSHTAGFDCSKTGSEIANISGRIKPRPKRMSREQMGASRSVLNSAKIDLGLNGFDRKLKADGELWNVFEGCREKLASTETERNADINRKLKQFESSGNQTSYFSSSLISSTSNSHSKDGDFRFASDRSSSNLEASLKNGTFVFCARKAGCATVKVDESPKVDGFGSDKYDPTSCVKLDQHCVEKNGSQQSGDEFGKDKSANFVFGACGNGSVKCNFGSQSQNPGKLLNNDAIDKEVGNVVPDVMAEFELGSYGDSEKVSPPHVRLSSKSVDSIGKDNINYMFGSYSDSKISIDLEKNPTCNNGRSSDVKDGGIENTVFDTKFQNGCLNGVFTFGGLRGREFFSSDGTTKLVHEMNQLNKEKAEESKRFVEHDFKIGSCRNGESTSDCNTEGAFVEGHIFNLTNEMKRMNVSYGAGNDKTAKFTSNMCANVNNVFVFGRSSINENHLKILSEKIPDKSPLSHDNPQLNKTSSFFSSVEIESCHSREFFHVPTMNKDENDGINITSKLAGLDSSDMDLKFSFSSVDHVASNSNRKHTKRRKGKKANGKLRERTVMQQLSGQNHEDKVDLSQQNHESPRCGSPMDFSPYQNSDCSKAPPAAMDSGVKGEHAGFKKDFVEDNEKSHDDESNTNLSTSLPAQDGLTAIKHQYEKKYKSKVGSNHTVQGDNFDKENSRPGSEGTATHDTCEHWRIRGNEAYQAGKFSKAEELYTMGINSTPRTNNLECSMKPLLLCYSNRAATRMTLGRMREAISDCTLAAASDSNFFKVILRAGTCHLVLGEVEDAIKCYNKCLESVTNVCLDRRVTIEAADRLQRAKRVSNLMHESDKLLKERSHDAVNSALESIAEALSISMYSDKLLEMKGRALCFLRMYHELIKLCEQTLDIAEKNFTSDHLDDRSCKSSYARLWRWYLQAKSHYHLGRLDVALDLMEQVEKLPITTKSGDITQESVSTLASSIRELLHLKKSGNEDFQSGRYTEAVEHYTLAISKSVDSRPFMAICFCNRAAAYQSIGQIIDAIADCSVALALDENYQKALSRRATLHETIRDYKQATYDLLKLISLLESRLQEKTRQSGSQNRSGGSNRKDLRKARRLISKIEAEAKKEIPLNFYLILGIKASDTESEIKKAYRKAALRHHPDKAIQFLIKSDVGDDGTFWKDVGEKIHSDADKLFKIIGEAYTVLLDSCKRSKYDNEEKKRNVSTNSSNKSSDSGRPSTSYSSPFERGNWSGGQAGYDTSSERHNSRRYWHDRWRSNY; via the exons ATGTCACCGCCGATCACAACAGCTCAACCCGCCTTTGAAATGCCCAAAACAAACTGCAAAACGAATCGGGATTCGATGTCTTGGGGACCTTTCGATTTTACTTCCATTCCAAGCCACACTGCTGGATTCGATTGCTCGAAAACGGGCTCCGAAATTGCTAATATTTCAGGTAGAATAAAACCAAGGCCGAAAAGGATGAGCAGAGAACAAATGGGAGCTTCTCGCAGTGTTCTAAATTCTGCGAAGATTGATTTGGGGTTAAATGGTTTTGATAGGAAACTTAAAGCTGATGGTGAGTTGTGGAATGTGTTCGAGGGTTGTCGTGAAAAGTTGGCATCAACTGAGACTGAAAGGAATGCAGACATAAATCGAAAATTGAAACAGTTCGAGAGTTCGGGGAATCAGACTTCTTATTTTAGTTCTAGTTTGATCAGTTCAACATCTAATTCACACTCAAAAGATGGAGACTTTCGTTTTGCCTCTGACAGAAGTAGTTCAAATTTGGAAGCTAGCTTGAAAAATGGTACTTTTGTTTTCTGTGCAAGGAAGGCTGGCTGCGCTACGGTGAAAGTAGATGAGTCCCCTAAAGTTGATGGTTTTGGTTCTGATAAGTATGATCCCACTTCATGTGTGAAGTTAGACCAACACTGTGTAGAGAAAAATGGATCGCAACAGAGTGGTGATGAGTTTGGAAAAGATAAAAGTGCAAATTTTGTGTTTGGTGCTTGTGGGAATGGATCTGTGAAgtgtaattttggttcccaaagTCAAAACCCTGGCAAACTATTGAACAATGATGCAATCGATAAAGAAGTTGGAAATGTAGTACCTGATGTGATGGCTGAATTTGAATTGGGCTCTTATGGAGATTCCGAGAAGGTTTCCCCACCTCATGTCAGATTATCTTCCAAATCTGTTGATAGTATTGGAAAagataatataaattatatgtttgGTTCATATAGTGATTCCAAAATAAGTATAGATCTCGAGAAAAATCCCACTTGTAATAATGGTCGTTCATCTGATGTTAAAGATGGGGGCATAGAGAATACAGTATTTGATACCAAATTTCAGAATGGTTGTCTCAATGGTGTTTTTACCTTTGGAGGCTTGAGAGGCAGGGAGTTTTTCAGCAGTGATGGAACCACTAAGCTTGTTCACGAGATGAATCAATTGAACAAGGAAAAAGCTGAAGAGAGCAAACGTTTTGTGGAGCATGACTTCAAAATTGGCTCGTGCAGAAATGGAGAATCTACTAGTGATTGTAATACAGAAGGTGCTTTCGTGGAAGGCCACATTTTTAATTTAACCAATGAGATGAAGCGGATGAACGTTAGTTATGGAGCAGGCAATGACAAGACAGCAAAATTCACTAGCAACATGTGTGCCAACGTAAATAATGTGTTTGTGTTTGGAAGAAGTTCGATTAATGAAAATCATCTGAAAATTTTGAGTGAGAAGATTCCAGATAAGAGTCCGTTGTCTCATGATAATCCTCAGTTAAATAAGACTTCATCTTTTTTTTCATCTGTTGAAATTGAAAGTTGTCATAGTCGCGAATTTTTTCATGTCCCGACTATGAATAAAGATGAGAATGATGGGATAAACATTACCAGCAAGCTAGCTGGATTAGATTCATCTGATATGGATTTGAAGTTCTCCTTTTCAAGTGTTGATCACGTGGCCAGTAACTCAAATAGGAAACAtacaaaaagaagaaaagggaAGAAGGCCAATGGAAAGTTAAGAGAACGAACTGTGATGCAACAGTTGTCTGGTCAGAATCATGAGGATAAAGTTGACCTTTCCCAGCAAAATCATGAATCTCCCAGGTGTGGTTCCCCAATGGATTTTTCTCCTTATCAAAATAGTGATTGCAGCAAAGCACCACCTGCAGCTATGGATTCAGGAGTAAAAGGAGAACATGCTGGGTTTAAAAAAGATTTTGTGGAGGATAATGAAAAGTCTCATGATGATGAGAGCAATACAAATTTATCTACTTCATTACCTGCACAAGATGGCTTAACAGCAATAAAACATCAATACGAGAAAAAGTATAAATCAAAAGTCGGTTCAAATCACACAGTCCAAGGCGATAATTTTGACAAAGAAAATTCTAGGCCAGGCTCTGAAGGTACTGCGACTCATGACACTTGTGAGCATTGGAGAATAAG GGGCAACGAGGCATACCAAGCTGGGAAATTTTCTAAAGCTGAGGAGTTATACACGATGGGTATAAATTCTACCCCACGTACCAATAACCTTGAATGTTCCATGAAACCACTACTGCTCTGCTATAGCAACCGTGCTGCCACAAGAATGACTCTAGGGAGGATGCGAGAAGCCATAAGTGATTGTACACTGGCTGCAGCCTCAGACTCAAACTTTTTCAAGGTTATCTTAAGGGCTGGGAC TTGTCATTTGGTATTGGGTgaagttgaagacgcaattaaATGTTACAATAAATGCTTGGAATCAGTGACTAATGTGTGCTTAGACAGGAGAGTTACAATTGAAGCTGCTGATCGCCTACAAAGGGCAAAG AGAGTCTCCAACCTTATGCATGAGTCTGACAAACTCTTGAAAGAAAGGTCCCATGATGCTGTAAATAGTGCTCTGGAGAGCATTGCAGAGGCCTTGTCGATAAGCATGTACTCAGATAAATTACTTGAGATGAAAGGAAGGGCTCTGTGCTTT TTGCGGATGTATCATGAATTGATTAAACTGTGTGAGCAAACTCTTGACATTGCTGAAAAGAACTTCACATCTGATCATCTGGATGATCGAAGCTGCAAAAGTTCTTATGCAAGGTTGTGGAGGTGGTATCTACAGGCCAAGTCCCACTATCATCTGGGAAGGCTTGACGTGGCTCTTGATTTGATGGAACAAGTAGAAAAACTGCCCATCACCACGAA GTCTGGAGACATAACTCAAGAATCTGTGAGTACTTTAGCTTCATCTATACGTGAACTTTTACACCTGAAG AAATCTGGAAATGAAGACTTTCAGTCTGGAAGGTATACAGAAGCTGTGGAGCATTACACTCTTGCTATATCAAAAAGTGTTGATTCACGTCCTTTCATGGCTATCTGCTTCTGCAATCGTGCTGCTGCATACCAATCAATTGGTCAGATTATTGATGCAATTGCAGATTGTAGTGTAGCCCTTGCTCTGGATGAAAATTACCAAAAG GCATTATCTAGGAGAGCCACTTTACATGAGACAATCAGAGACTACAAGCAGGCAACTTATGATCTGCTGAAACTGATCTCTCTTCTTGAAAGTCGATTACAAGAAAAGACTCGGCAGTCTGGTTCTCAAAATAGATCAGGTGGAAGCAACAGAAAGGATTTAAGAAAAGCTCGTCGACTAATTTCGAAAATCGAAGCTGAAGCCAAAAAGGAAATTCCTTTGAATTTTTACCTCATTTT AGGAATCAAAGCTTCTGATACAGAATCTGAGATTAAGAAAGCTTACAGAAAGGCAGCTCTCAGACATCATCCAGATAAG GCTATTCAGTTCTTGATCAAGAGTGATGTAGGAGACGATGGGACGTTCTGGAAGGATGTCGGTGAGAAAATTCATAGTGATGCTGACAAGCTATTTAAAATCATCGGAGAGGCATACACAGTACTCTTAGATTCTTGCAAG AGATCGAAGTATGATAACGAAGAGAAGAAGAGGAATGTTTCAACGAATAGCAGCAATAAAAGTAGTGATTCTGGACGTCCCTCGACGTCTTACAGTTCCCCGTTTGAAAGAGGAAACTGGTCTGGTGGACAAGCTGGTTATGACACCTCATCTGAAAGACACAACAGCCGGAGGTATTGGCACGACCGATGGCGGAGCAactattaa
- the LOC140991388 gene encoding uncharacterized protein isoform X2 — MPKTDCKTNWDSISWGPFDFTSSSSDTAGFDCSKMGSETTNLSGRIKPRPKRMSREQMGASRSVLNSAKIDLGLNGFDRKLKADGELWNVFEGCREKLASTETERNADINRKLKQFESSGNQTSYFSSSLISSTSNSHSKDGDFRFASDRSSSNLEASLKNGTFVFCARKAGCATVKVDESPKVDGFGSDKYDPTSCVKLDQHCVEKNGSQQSGDEFGKDKSANFVFGACGNGSVKCNFGSQSQNPGKLLNNDAIDKEVGNVVPDVMAEFELGSYGDSEKVSPPHVRLSSKSVDSIGKDNINYMFGSYSDSKISIDLEKNPTCNNGRSSDVKDGGIENTVFDTKFQNGCLNGVFTFGGLRGREFFSSDGTTKLVHEMNQLNKEKAEESKRFVEHDFKIGSCRNGESTSDCNTEGAFVEGHIFNLTNEMKRMNVSYGAGNDKTAKFTSNMCANVNNVFVFGRSSINENHLKILSEKIPDKSPLSHDNPQLNKTSSFFSSVEIESCHSREFFHVPTMNKDENDGINITSKLAGLDSSDMDLKFSFSSVDHVASNSNRKHTKRRKGKKANGKLRERTVMQQLSGQNHEDKVDLSQQNHESPRCGSPMDFSPYQNSDCSKAPPAAMDSGVKGEHAGFKKDFVEDNEKSHDDESNTNLSTSLPAQDGLTAIKHQYEKKYKSKVGSNHTVQGDNFDKENSRPGSEGTATHDTCEHWRIRGNEAYQAGKFSKAEELYTMGINSTPRTNNLECSMKPLLLCYSNRAATRMTLGRMREAISDCTLAAASDSNFFKVILRAGTCHLVLGEVEDAIKCYNKCLESVTNVCLDRRVTIEAADRLQRAKRVSNLMHESDKLLKERSHDAVNSALESIAEALSISMYSDKLLEMKGRALCFLRMYHELIKLCEQTLDIAEKNFTSDHLDDRSCKSSYARLWRWYLQAKSHYHLGRLDVALDLMEQVEKLPITTKSGDITQESVSTLASSIRELLHLKKSGNEDFQSGRYTEAVEHYTLAISKSVDSRPFMAICFCNRAAAYQSIGQIIDAIADCSVALALDENYQKALSRRATLHETIRDYKQATYDLLKLISLLESRLQEKTRQSGSQNRSGGSNRKDLRKARRLISKIEAEAKKEIPLNFYLILGIKASDTESEIKKAYRKAALRHHPDKAIQFLIKSDVGDDGTFWKDVGEKIHSDADKLFKIIGEAYTVLLDSCKRSKYDNEEKKRNVSTNSSNKSSDSGRPSTSYSSPFERGNWSGGQAGYDTSSERHNSRRYWHDRWRSNY; from the exons GTAGAATAAAACCAAGGCCGAAAAGGATGAGCAGAGAACAAATGGGAGCTTCTCGCAGTGTTCTAAATTCTGCGAAGATTGATTTGGGGTTAAATGGTTTTGATAGGAAACTTAAAGCTGATGGTGAGTTGTGGAATGTGTTCGAGGGTTGTCGTGAAAAGTTGGCATCAACTGAGACTGAAAGGAATGCAGACATAAATCGAAAATTGAAACAGTTCGAGAGTTCGGGGAATCAGACTTCTTATTTTAGTTCTAGTTTGATCAGTTCAACATCTAATTCACACTCAAAAGATGGAGACTTTCGTTTTGCCTCTGACAGAAGTAGTTCAAATTTGGAAGCTAGCTTGAAAAATGGTACTTTTGTTTTCTGTGCAAGGAAGGCTGGCTGCGCTACGGTGAAAGTAGATGAGTCCCCTAAAGTTGATGGTTTTGGTTCTGATAAGTATGATCCCACTTCATGTGTGAAGTTAGACCAACACTGTGTAGAGAAAAATGGATCGCAACAGAGTGGTGATGAGTTTGGAAAAGATAAAAGTGCAAATTTTGTGTTTGGTGCTTGTGGGAATGGATCTGTGAAgtgtaattttggttcccaaagTCAAAACCCTGGCAAACTATTGAACAATGATGCAATCGATAAAGAAGTTGGAAATGTAGTACCTGATGTGATGGCTGAATTTGAATTGGGCTCTTATGGAGATTCCGAGAAGGTTTCCCCACCTCATGTCAGATTATCTTCCAAATCTGTTGATAGTATTGGAAAagataatataaattatatgtttgGTTCATATAGTGATTCCAAAATAAGTATAGATCTCGAGAAAAATCCCACTTGTAATAATGGTCGTTCATCTGATGTTAAAGATGGGGGCATAGAGAATACAGTATTTGATACCAAATTTCAGAATGGTTGTCTCAATGGTGTTTTTACCTTTGGAGGCTTGAGAGGCAGGGAGTTTTTCAGCAGTGATGGAACCACTAAGCTTGTTCACGAGATGAATCAATTGAACAAGGAAAAAGCTGAAGAGAGCAAACGTTTTGTGGAGCATGACTTCAAAATTGGCTCGTGCAGAAATGGAGAATCTACTAGTGATTGTAATACAGAAGGTGCTTTCGTGGAAGGCCACATTTTTAATTTAACCAATGAGATGAAGCGGATGAACGTTAGTTATGGAGCAGGCAATGACAAGACAGCAAAATTCACTAGCAACATGTGTGCCAACGTAAATAATGTGTTTGTGTTTGGAAGAAGTTCGATTAATGAAAATCATCTGAAAATTTTGAGTGAGAAGATTCCAGATAAGAGTCCGTTGTCTCATGATAATCCTCAGTTAAATAAGACTTCATCTTTTTTTTCATCTGTTGAAATTGAAAGTTGTCATAGTCGCGAATTTTTTCATGTCCCGACTATGAATAAAGATGAGAATGATGGGATAAACATTACCAGCAAGCTAGCTGGATTAGATTCATCTGATATGGATTTGAAGTTCTCCTTTTCAAGTGTTGATCACGTGGCCAGTAACTCAAATAGGAAACAtacaaaaagaagaaaagggaAGAAGGCCAATGGAAAGTTAAGAGAACGAACTGTGATGCAACAGTTGTCTGGTCAGAATCATGAGGATAAAGTTGACCTTTCCCAGCAAAATCATGAATCTCCCAGGTGTGGTTCCCCAATGGATTTTTCTCCTTATCAAAATAGTGATTGCAGCAAAGCACCACCTGCAGCTATGGATTCAGGAGTAAAAGGAGAACATGCTGGGTTTAAAAAAGATTTTGTGGAGGATAATGAAAAGTCTCATGATGATGAGAGCAATACAAATTTATCTACTTCATTACCTGCACAAGATGGCTTAACAGCAATAAAACATCAATACGAGAAAAAGTATAAATCAAAAGTCGGTTCAAATCACACAGTCCAAGGCGATAATTTTGACAAAGAAAATTCTAGGCCAGGCTCTGAAGGTACTGCGACTCATGACACTTGTGAGCATTGGAGAATAAG GGGCAACGAGGCATACCAAGCTGGGAAATTTTCTAAAGCTGAGGAGTTATACACGATGGGTATAAATTCTACCCCACGTACCAATAACCTTGAATGTTCCATGAAACCACTACTGCTCTGCTATAGCAACCGTGCTGCCACAAGAATGACTCTAGGGAGGATGCGAGAAGCCATAAGTGATTGTACACTGGCTGCAGCCTCAGACTCAAACTTTTTCAAGGTTATCTTAAGGGCTGGGAC TTGTCATTTGGTATTGGGTgaagttgaagacgcaattaaATGTTACAATAAATGCTTGGAATCAGTGACTAATGTGTGCTTAGACAGGAGAGTTACAATTGAAGCTGCTGATCGCCTACAAAGGGCAAAG AGAGTCTCCAACCTTATGCATGAGTCTGACAAACTCTTGAAAGAAAGGTCCCATGATGCTGTAAATAGTGCTCTGGAGAGCATTGCAGAGGCCTTGTCGATAAGCATGTACTCAGATAAATTACTTGAGATGAAAGGAAGGGCTCTGTGCTTT TTGCGGATGTATCATGAATTGATTAAACTGTGTGAGCAAACTCTTGACATTGCTGAAAAGAACTTCACATCTGATCATCTGGATGATCGAAGCTGCAAAAGTTCTTATGCAAGGTTGTGGAGGTGGTATCTACAGGCCAAGTCCCACTATCATCTGGGAAGGCTTGACGTGGCTCTTGATTTGATGGAACAAGTAGAAAAACTGCCCATCACCACGAA GTCTGGAGACATAACTCAAGAATCTGTGAGTACTTTAGCTTCATCTATACGTGAACTTTTACACCTGAAG AAATCTGGAAATGAAGACTTTCAGTCTGGAAGGTATACAGAAGCTGTGGAGCATTACACTCTTGCTATATCAAAAAGTGTTGATTCACGTCCTTTCATGGCTATCTGCTTCTGCAATCGTGCTGCTGCATACCAATCAATTGGTCAGATTATTGATGCAATTGCAGATTGTAGTGTAGCCCTTGCTCTGGATGAAAATTACCAAAAG GCATTATCTAGGAGAGCCACTTTACATGAGACAATCAGAGACTACAAGCAGGCAACTTATGATCTGCTGAAACTGATCTCTCTTCTTGAAAGTCGATTACAAGAAAAGACTCGGCAGTCTGGTTCTCAAAATAGATCAGGTGGAAGCAACAGAAAGGATTTAAGAAAAGCTCGTCGACTAATTTCGAAAATCGAAGCTGAAGCCAAAAAGGAAATTCCTTTGAATTTTTACCTCATTTT AGGAATCAAAGCTTCTGATACAGAATCTGAGATTAAGAAAGCTTACAGAAAGGCAGCTCTCAGACATCATCCAGATAAG GCTATTCAGTTCTTGATCAAGAGTGATGTAGGAGACGATGGGACGTTCTGGAAGGATGTCGGTGAGAAAATTCATAGTGATGCTGACAAGCTATTTAAAATCATCGGAGAGGCATACACAGTACTCTTAGATTCTTGCAAG AGATCGAAGTATGATAACGAAGAGAAGAAGAGGAATGTTTCAACGAATAGCAGCAATAAAAGTAGTGATTCTGGACGTCCCTCGACGTCTTACAGTTCCCCGTTTGAAAGAGGAAACTGGTCTGGTGGACAAGCTGGTTATGACACCTCATCTGAAAGACACAACAGCCGGAGGTATTGGCACGACCGATGGCGGAGCAactattaa